A portion of the Solea senegalensis isolate Sse05_10M linkage group LG17, IFAPA_SoseM_1, whole genome shotgun sequence genome contains these proteins:
- the LOC122784259 gene encoding voltage-dependent anion-selective channel protein 2-like isoform X1 codes for MAVPPSYSDLGKAAKDIFSKGYGFGVVKLDLKTKSQSGVMEFNTSGSSNTDTGKASGNLETKYKMKELGLSLSQKWNTDNTLATEVTVEDQLAQGLKVGLDTSFVPNTGKKSGKLKTGYKRDYMNLGCDVDFEGPIIHANGVLSYEGWVAGYQMAFDTAKSKMTQNNFALGYRAGDFQLHTNVNDGTEFGGSIYQKVNDELETAVTLAWTAGSNNTRFGIAAKYKLDKDVSLSAKVNNASLIGVGYTQSLRPGVKVTLSALIDGKNFNAGGHKVGMGFELEA; via the exons ATGGCTGTCCCTCCTTCATACTCTGACCTGGGCAAAGCTGCCAAGGACATATTCAGCAAAGGCTATG GCTTTGGTGTCGTGAAGCTGGACCTCAAGACAAAATCACAAAGTGGAGTG ATG GAGTTCAACACGTCTGGCTCCagtaacacagacacaggcaaAGCCTCAGGAAACCTAGAGACCAAGTACAAGATGAAGGAGCTGGGACTGAGCCTCAGCCAGAAGTggaacacagacaacacactggctacTGAAGTGACTGTGGAGGACCAG CTGGCCCAAGGACTGAAGGTTGGCTTGGACACGTCTTTTGTGCCAAACACAGG TAAAAAAAGTGGGAAGCTGAAGACGGGCTACAAGCGGGACTACATGAACCTGGGTTGCGATGTGGACTTTGAGGGTCCCATCATCCACGCCAACGGCGTGCTGAGCTATGAGGGCTGGGTGGCTGGCTACCAGATGGCCTTCGACACGGCCAAGTCTAAAATGACCCAGAACAACTTTGCCCTGGGATACAGGGCTGGAGACTTCCAGCTGCACACCAACGT TAACGATGGAACCGAGTTTGGCGGCTCCATCTACCAGAAGGTGAATGACGAGCTGGAGACAGCTGTCACTCTGGCCTGGACCGCCGGCAGTAACAACACTCGCTTTGGCATCGCTGCCAAATACAAGCTGGACAAAGacgtgtctctgtct GCCAAAGTGAACAACGCCAGTCTGATCGGAGTAGGCTACACCCAGAGCCTTCGACCTG GTGTGAAGGTCACTCTCTCCGCCCTGATCGACGGGAAGAACTTCAACGCGGGCGGACACAAAGTGGGCATGGGCTTCGAGCTGGAGGCGTAA
- the LOC122784317 gene encoding tricarboxylate transport protein B, mitochondrial-like encodes MPVPPVFVSPFHRPHCLAAAAAPAGGKVKLTHPGKAILAGGIAGGIEICITFPTEYVKTQLQLDEKANPPKYRGIGDCVKQTVNSHGVRGLYRGLSSLVYGSIPKAAVRFGMFEFLSNKMRDENGVLDSKRGFLCGLGAGVAEAVFVVCPMETVKVKFIHDQTSANPKYKGFFHGVREIIRTQGLKGTYQGLTATVLKQGSNQAIRFYVMTSLRNWYKGDDPNKAINPLITGLFGAVAGAASVFGNTPLDVIKTRMQGLEAHKYKSTLDCAVKIMKYEGPMAFYKGTVPRLGRVCLDVAIVFIIYEEVVKFLNIVWKTD; translated from the exons ATGCCTGTACCGCCGGTCTTCGTGAGTCCGTTTCACAGACCTCATtgtttggctgctgctgctgctccagcggGGGGGAAAGTCAAACTCACTCACCCCGGCAAAGCGATTCTTGCAG GTGGGATTGCAGGGGGCATAGAGATCTGCATCACCTTCCCCACAGAGTAcgtgaaaacacagctgcagctcgaCGAGAAGGCAAATCCTCCCAAGTACAGAGGCATCG GGGACTGTGTGAAGCAGACGGTGAACAGTCATGGCGTGAGGGGCCTGTACCGAGGTCTGAGCTCGCTGGTGTATGGCTCCATACCTAAAGCAGCTGTGAG ATTTGGAATGTTTGAGTTCCTCAGTAATAAGATGCGCGATGAGAACGGTGTACTGGACAGCAAGCGAGGATTCCTCTGTGGTCTCGGAGCTGGAGTTGCAGAAGCTGTGTTTGTCGTCTGTCCCATGGAAACAGTTAAG GTGAAATTCATCCATGACCAGACATCAGCAAACCCAAAGTACAAGGGGTTTTTCCATGGGGTGAGAGAGATTATCCGAACCCAAG gtctgaAGGGGACTTATCAAGGCCTTACAGCCACTGTACTGAAGCAAGGCTCCAACCAGGCCATCCGCTTCTACGTCATGACTTCCCTGAGGAACTGGTACAAAG GTGATGACCCCAACAAAGCCATTAACCCTTTGATAACTGGATTGTTTGGAGCTGTTGCCGGTGCTGCCAGTGTGTTTGGAAACACTCCTCTGGACGTCATTAAAACCAGGATGCAG GGTCTTGAAGCTCACAAGTACAAAAGCACACTGGACTGTGCCGTCAAGATCATGAAGTACGAGGGACCAATGGC GTTCTACAAAGGTACCGTTCCTCGGCTCGGGAGGGTGTGTTTGGACGTGGCCATCGTCTTCATTATCTACGAGGAAGTGGTGAAGTTCCTGAACATAGTTTGGAAGACAGACTGA
- the LOC122784259 gene encoding voltage-dependent anion-selective channel protein 2-like isoform X2, whose amino-acid sequence MAVPPSYSDLGKAAKDIFSKGYGFGVVKLDLKTKSQSGVEFNTSGSSNTDTGKASGNLETKYKMKELGLSLSQKWNTDNTLATEVTVEDQLAQGLKVGLDTSFVPNTGKKSGKLKTGYKRDYMNLGCDVDFEGPIIHANGVLSYEGWVAGYQMAFDTAKSKMTQNNFALGYRAGDFQLHTNVNDGTEFGGSIYQKVNDELETAVTLAWTAGSNNTRFGIAAKYKLDKDVSLSAKVNNASLIGVGYTQSLRPGVKVTLSALIDGKNFNAGGHKVGMGFELEA is encoded by the exons ATGGCTGTCCCTCCTTCATACTCTGACCTGGGCAAAGCTGCCAAGGACATATTCAGCAAAGGCTATG GCTTTGGTGTCGTGAAGCTGGACCTCAAGACAAAATCACAAAGTGGAGTG GAGTTCAACACGTCTGGCTCCagtaacacagacacaggcaaAGCCTCAGGAAACCTAGAGACCAAGTACAAGATGAAGGAGCTGGGACTGAGCCTCAGCCAGAAGTggaacacagacaacacactggctacTGAAGTGACTGTGGAGGACCAG CTGGCCCAAGGACTGAAGGTTGGCTTGGACACGTCTTTTGTGCCAAACACAGG TAAAAAAAGTGGGAAGCTGAAGACGGGCTACAAGCGGGACTACATGAACCTGGGTTGCGATGTGGACTTTGAGGGTCCCATCATCCACGCCAACGGCGTGCTGAGCTATGAGGGCTGGGTGGCTGGCTACCAGATGGCCTTCGACACGGCCAAGTCTAAAATGACCCAGAACAACTTTGCCCTGGGATACAGGGCTGGAGACTTCCAGCTGCACACCAACGT TAACGATGGAACCGAGTTTGGCGGCTCCATCTACCAGAAGGTGAATGACGAGCTGGAGACAGCTGTCACTCTGGCCTGGACCGCCGGCAGTAACAACACTCGCTTTGGCATCGCTGCCAAATACAAGCTGGACAAAGacgtgtctctgtct GCCAAAGTGAACAACGCCAGTCTGATCGGAGTAGGCTACACCCAGAGCCTTCGACCTG GTGTGAAGGTCACTCTCTCCGCCCTGATCGACGGGAAGAACTTCAACGCGGGCGGACACAAAGTGGGCATGGGCTTCGAGCTGGAGGCGTAA